The Metabacillus sediminilitoris genome window below encodes:
- a CDS encoding DEAD/DEAH box helicase — translation MEFRKSLSNLLDSLKNDQEYSEQIVHWHTIPPKEADLVKLPSELDKRLKTTLQSRGITALYTHQDEAFQLAKNGSHFVAVTPTASGKTLCYNLPVLQQILNNENSRALYLFPTKALAQDQKSELNEIISEMGVQLNSYTYDGDTSPSIRQKVRKAGHIVITNPDMLHSAILPHHTKWVSLFENLKYIVIDELHIYRGIFGSHVANVIRRLKRICAFYGSNPQFICTSATIANPKELAETLTGTSMELISKNGAPSSKKHFIFYNPPVVNKPLNIRKSATLEVRKLAGQFLKNKIQTIVFARSRVRVEIILTYLQQLIKNELKQKSIRGYRGGYLPKQRREIEQGLRNGEVLGVVSTNALELGVDIGRLQVCIMTGYPGTIASAWQQAGRAGRRQGEAVIIMVASSSPLDQYIIQNPRYFFDQNPETAIINPENLVVLVDHLKCAAFELPFKDGDTFDGLELEDILQFLAEERVLYYNDHTYHWMNDSFPAHNISLRSASQENVIIIDQTNIAHVKVIGEMDRFSAMTLLHDEAIYLHQGVQFQVEKLDWEEKKAFVREVDVDYFTDANLAVQLKVLEEDLLQEKENTVYGFGDVTVQAMATIFKKIKFDTHENIGSGPIYLPEEELHTNAAWMSLHGNLKSKMSGKRLEESLIGAAHVLQHVGPLKVMCDPSDLHVIAQIKSVHNNKPTIFLYDRYPGGVGLAKKIYETMDSVLYEAINLLSQCPCLEGCPSCIGTESISNSIKNDTLLLLKSLKDESI, via the coding sequence ATGGAATTTAGAAAATCATTATCAAATTTACTTGATTCTTTAAAAAATGACCAAGAATATAGTGAACAAATTGTTCATTGGCATACAATACCACCAAAAGAAGCTGATCTCGTAAAATTACCGTCTGAGTTAGACAAACGATTGAAAACAACTTTGCAATCGAGAGGTATTACGGCATTATATACACATCAAGATGAAGCTTTTCAGCTCGCAAAGAACGGTTCACATTTTGTTGCTGTTACACCTACAGCATCAGGGAAAACATTATGTTATAACTTACCTGTATTACAACAAATTTTGAATAATGAAAATAGTCGGGCATTATATCTTTTTCCAACAAAAGCTTTAGCTCAAGATCAAAAATCCGAACTGAATGAAATCATATCTGAGATGGGTGTTCAATTAAATTCATATACATATGATGGTGATACTTCACCTTCGATTCGTCAAAAAGTCAGGAAAGCAGGACATATTGTAATTACAAATCCTGATATGCTTCATTCAGCTATATTACCGCATCATACCAAATGGGTATCTCTGTTCGAAAACTTAAAATACATTGTTATAGATGAACTTCATATTTATAGAGGAATATTTGGGAGTCATGTTGCAAATGTCATCAGACGTTTAAAACGAATTTGTGCATTTTACGGAAGTAACCCACAGTTTATATGTACCTCGGCAACAATAGCTAATCCAAAGGAATTAGCTGAAACTCTGACAGGTACATCAATGGAGCTTATCTCTAAGAATGGAGCGCCATCTAGTAAAAAACACTTTATCTTTTATAATCCCCCAGTTGTAAACAAACCTTTAAATATTAGAAAAAGTGCAACACTAGAAGTCCGAAAGCTAGCTGGTCAATTTCTTAAAAATAAAATTCAAACAATCGTATTCGCTCGAAGTCGGGTGAGGGTTGAAATTATTTTAACGTACTTACAGCAATTGATAAAAAATGAGCTTAAGCAAAAATCAATTCGCGGCTACCGTGGTGGATATTTACCGAAACAAAGACGAGAAATCGAACAAGGTTTACGAAATGGAGAGGTGCTGGGTGTTGTTAGTACAAATGCCCTGGAACTTGGTGTTGATATCGGCAGGCTTCAAGTTTGCATTATGACAGGCTATCCAGGGACAATTGCAAGTGCTTGGCAGCAAGCAGGCAGGGCAGGCCGGAGACAGGGCGAGGCTGTCATCATAATGGTAGCAAGTTCAAGCCCGCTTGATCAGTACATCATCCAAAATCCTCGTTATTTCTTCGATCAAAATCCTGAAACGGCGATTATTAATCCAGAAAATTTAGTCGTACTCGTAGATCACTTAAAATGTGCTGCATTTGAGCTTCCTTTTAAAGATGGTGATACGTTTGATGGATTAGAGTTAGAGGATATTTTACAGTTTTTAGCAGAAGAGCGAGTGTTATATTATAATGATCACACCTATCATTGGATGAATGATTCATTTCCTGCCCATAATATTAGCCTTCGTTCAGCATCACAAGAAAATGTGATTATTATTGATCAAACCAATATTGCACATGTAAAAGTAATCGGAGAAATGGATCGATTTAGTGCGATGACACTCCTTCATGATGAAGCGATTTATTTACATCAAGGCGTTCAATTTCAGGTGGAAAAGCTTGATTGGGAAGAAAAAAAGGCGTTTGTAAGAGAAGTCGATGTTGATTATTTCACAGATGCAAATTTAGCTGTACAACTGAAAGTTCTTGAAGAGGATTTATTACAAGAAAAAGAAAATACTGTATATGGTTTTGGTGATGTAACAGTACAAGCAATGGCAACAATTTTTAAAAAGATAAAATTTGACACACACGAAAACATAGGATCCGGACCGATTTATCTACCTGAGGAAGAGCTGCATACAAATGCTGCATGGATGAGTTTACACGGTAACTTAAAGTCCAAAATGTCAGGAAAACGTCTTGAGGAATCATTAATTGGGGCAGCACATGTTCTTCAGCATGTCGGGCCATTAAAAGTAATGTGTGATCCTTCTGACTTACATGTTATCGCCCAAATAAAATCTGTCCATAATAATAAGCCTACCATCTTCTTATATGATCGATATCCCGGAGGAGTCGGATTGGCAAAAAAAATCTATGAAACAATGGATTCCGTCCTATATGAGGCAATAAATTTATTATCACAATGTCCATGTCTTGAAGGGTGTCCTTCATGTATTGGGACTGAAAGTATCTCAAATTCTATAAAAAATGATACCCTTCTTCTTCTTAAAAGCTTAAAGGATGAATCAATATGA
- a CDS encoding sigma-G-dependent sporulation-specific acid-soluble spore protein CsgA: protein MDFTIGYLIESLSNYDRSSVGSRISKKIEKGQFNSEKDFVLALDEEEIQFLNNILPDEIKYAFDEQDFVRGNQLNEVYELLI, encoded by the coding sequence ATGGATTTTACAATTGGATATTTAATTGAATCTTTATCTAATTATGATAGAAGCTCTGTTGGTAGTAGAATCAGCAAGAAAATAGAAAAAGGGCAATTTAACTCAGAGAAGGATTTTGTCCTAGCACTTGATGAGGAAGAAATTCAATTTTTAAACAATATTTTACCAGATGAAATTAAATACGCATTTGATGAACAAGACTTTGTAAGAGGTAATCAGTTAAATGAAGTTTATGAATTGTTAATCTAA
- a CDS encoding Hsp20/alpha crystallin family protein: MRKKNDLIKQNTQQQSEQLDFFQIVDQFFRSEPLQQFMNEFDTMITDSFPHHHINVNTFETDKTCVINLKIPPVKKEQIKLELFDQYLTISITNREEIKEFNENSSTFRNFTSLDSISRTILLPYSVKEHDIKTKFKKGLLTVTIPKKAKKILIDED; the protein is encoded by the coding sequence TTGCGTAAGAAAAATGATTTAATTAAGCAAAACACTCAACAACAAAGTGAGCAGCTTGATTTTTTTCAAATTGTCGATCAGTTTTTCCGCTCGGAGCCTTTACAGCAATTTATGAATGAATTTGATACGATGATTACAGATTCTTTTCCACACCACCATATTAATGTTAATACCTTTGAAACAGATAAAACATGTGTCATCAATTTAAAAATTCCTCCAGTAAAAAAAGAACAAATTAAACTCGAGCTTTTTGATCAGTATTTAACAATTTCAATTACAAATCGTGAAGAAATAAAAGAATTCAATGAAAATTCTTCGACATTTAGAAATTTTACATCCCTCGATAGCATATCAAGAACAATTCTACTCCCTTATTCGGTAAAAGAACATGACATAAAAACGAAATTTAAAAAAGGCTTATTAACAGTCACTATTCCTAAAAAGGCAAAGAAAATTCTTATCGATGAAGATTGA
- the nth gene encoding endonuclease III yields MLTKIQIRECLDTFEQMFPDAHCELIHANPFELVIAVALSAQCTDALVNKVTKNLFQKYKTPEDYLAVSLEELQSDIRSIGLYRNKAKNIRRLCETLLEQYNGQVPNQHEELTKLAGVGRKTANVVMSVAFGEPAIAVDTHVERVSKRLGICRWKDSVLEVEKTLMRKIPKEEWSQTHHRMIFFGRYHCKAQSPKCEICPLLHLCREGQKRMKKVISTNAK; encoded by the coding sequence ATGTTAACGAAAATTCAAATTCGAGAATGTTTAGATACATTTGAACAAATGTTTCCTGATGCACATTGTGAATTAATTCATGCTAATCCATTTGAACTTGTTATTGCTGTTGCATTATCCGCTCAATGTACAGATGCACTTGTAAATAAAGTGACCAAAAATCTCTTTCAGAAATATAAAACACCAGAAGATTACCTTGCTGTTTCATTAGAGGAATTACAATCAGATATAAGGTCCATTGGCTTGTATCGCAATAAAGCGAAAAATATCCGCCGTCTCTGTGAAACGCTTTTAGAACAATATAATGGTCAGGTTCCAAATCAACATGAAGAATTAACTAAACTTGCTGGTGTTGGCCGGAAAACAGCTAATGTTGTTATGTCGGTAGCATTTGGTGAACCTGCGATTGCAGTTGATACACATGTAGAAAGAGTTAGCAAACGATTAGGAATTTGTCGCTGGAAGGATTCAGTTTTAGAAGTGGAAAAAACATTAATGAGAAAAATTCCAAAAGAAGAATGGTCACAAACACATCATAGAATGATTTTTTTCGGCAGATATCATTGTAAAGCTCAATCTCCAAAATGTGAAATTTGTCCACTTTTACACTTATGTAGAGAAGGACAGAAGCGGATGAAAAAGGTAATATCTACTAATGCTAAATAA
- a CDS encoding spore protein, which yields MAKKPKGKQQQTTEEKGRFTTGDKKLDGPNRPST from the coding sequence ATGGCAAAAAAACCAAAAGGCAAACAACAACAAACAACTGAAGAAAAAGGTCGCTTCACGACTGGAGATAAAAAATTAGATGGGCCTAATCGTCCATCAACTTAA
- a CDS encoding YpoC family protein, with protein MLNNKNDEFLVPESFLIQPFFDIDSTFAVFQDGLEFATIIKKEPLYYDMLQVIKSQLVEEPWRNLDKTIPIILKQWKELKPEVYEGYKKRGSTQNKSVIIQSLSLFIVCLFWMNESSVPTLKVKNMRISELQITPINCEERLTFVLSNPMKYHSFVQLDQLFAELEKSYFKKQAIKKLKRDYSS; from the coding sequence ATGCTAAATAATAAAAATGATGAATTTCTAGTTCCAGAATCATTTCTAATCCAACCATTTTTTGATATTGACTCAACATTTGCAGTTTTTCAAGATGGGTTAGAATTTGCGACAATCATCAAAAAGGAACCTTTATATTATGATATGCTGCAGGTTATAAAAAGTCAGTTGGTTGAGGAACCATGGAGAAATTTAGATAAAACCATTCCAATTATATTAAAGCAATGGAAAGAACTTAAACCTGAAGTTTATGAAGGATATAAAAAAAGAGGCAGCACACAAAATAAGAGTGTAATCATTCAAAGCCTTTCATTATTTATTGTTTGTCTATTCTGGATGAATGAATCATCTGTTCCCACTTTGAAAGTGAAAAATATGCGGATTTCAGAATTACAAATAACGCCGATTAATTGTGAAGAACGTTTAACATTTGTACTTAGCAACCCTATGAAATACCATTCCTTTGTACAATTAGATCAATTATTTGCTGAACTTGAAAAATCTTATTTTAAAAAACAAGCAATTAAAAAGTTAAAAAGGGATTACTCGTCTTGA
- a CDS encoding YppE family protein, which produces MNLISTSKDLLQQLNECKDRFEKIIQKPEKTEALFYKEVRPAFELVMNQANKWKPLAEAWVKNRKPKYIHLSQIESTIENIEQIVLQSFYKDINKQRFHNLHHSVEYIIKSILAEIDDVL; this is translated from the coding sequence ATGAATCTAATTTCAACATCAAAAGATCTTCTGCAACAATTAAATGAATGTAAAGATAGATTTGAAAAAATTATTCAAAAACCAGAAAAAACAGAAGCTTTATTTTATAAAGAAGTAAGACCTGCTTTTGAGTTGGTCATGAATCAGGCGAATAAATGGAAACCCTTAGCTGAAGCATGGGTAAAGAATCGAAAACCTAAATATATCCATCTTTCACAAATTGAATCAACAATTGAAAATATTGAACAAATTGTGTTGCAATCTTTTTATAAAGATATTAATAAGCAAAGATTTCACAATTTACATCATTCTGTCGAATATATAATTAAAAGTATTCTTGCTGAAATTGATGACGTGCTTTGA
- a CDS encoding PTS sugar transporter subunit IIA — protein MIKSFFNKKKKVTEESITAPLTGRLLNLEEVPDPVFSQKLMGEGMAIEPTEGTIVAPIDGQVIQIFHTKHAIGLRSAATGIELLIHIGLETVNMKGEGFEVHVNEGQKVQVGDKLITANLSLIKEKAASTITPIIITNSDIVDKIDKATTTDDVLKGSSQIFGVQIK, from the coding sequence ATGATTAAATCATTTTTTAACAAAAAGAAAAAGGTAACAGAGGAATCAATTACAGCTCCATTAACAGGAAGGCTATTAAACCTTGAGGAAGTACCAGATCCTGTTTTTTCTCAAAAATTAATGGGAGAGGGAATGGCAATTGAACCGACTGAAGGGACGATTGTAGCTCCTATAGATGGACAAGTTATTCAAATTTTTCACACGAAGCATGCAATTGGACTTCGTTCAGCAGCAACTGGGATTGAGTTGCTCATTCATATTGGACTTGAGACAGTAAATATGAAAGGTGAGGGTTTTGAAGTACATGTTAATGAGGGACAGAAAGTCCAAGTTGGTGACAAATTAATTACGGCAAACCTTTCCTTAATAAAAGAAAAAGCAGCAAGTACAATTACTCCTATCATCATCACGAATTCGGACATCGTAGATAAAATCGATAAAGCAACTACCACTGATGATGTGTTAAAAGGCTCTTCACAAATATTTGGTGTCCAAATAAAATAA
- a CDS encoding DUF2515 domain-containing protein, translating into MFIKKKRLDLATLEPNDDEIVSHIVNTTNNKNYDNISRTKAYEDFYFRHPEIKWAYLASMVSRNAGWSMTDLQGKWLRKALSIEQRSLLFMTYEHANWTIFQDAYPQLLLYEWSKKRNKPLFYLLNAFQVSHFMEIEWTRFWQEDQTERLLTALIINEQNIIQNPVIDNKKYKDKVFKTIPYKIQDRFHFSTVVFPILSGKLFGFSVSKFNHLKNRIELGKQLAWLLFSAGLYDQFITFSKSVPHTGSRYDYERYFPEFRKRETPLLRTSYPMVSHSIDENRKDWFHGQDTEKWFKEKKVPNHYELTEWFKHKQDQLHLLTLLQEYWRNG; encoded by the coding sequence ATGTTCATCAAAAAAAAACGATTAGATTTGGCTACATTGGAACCCAACGATGACGAAATCGTCTCACATATAGTTAATACGACAAATAATAAAAATTATGACAATATATCTAGGACAAAGGCATATGAAGATTTTTATTTTCGACATCCCGAAATTAAATGGGCATATCTAGCTAGCATGGTTTCAAGGAATGCAGGGTGGAGCATGACAGATTTACAAGGAAAATGGCTTAGAAAAGCTTTAAGTATTGAGCAAAGAAGCCTGCTGTTTATGACCTATGAACATGCAAATTGGACAATCTTTCAGGATGCATACCCACAACTTCTGCTGTATGAGTGGTCAAAAAAACGTAATAAACCTTTATTTTATTTATTAAATGCCTTTCAAGTATCTCATTTTATGGAAATAGAATGGACTCGATTTTGGCAAGAAGATCAAACAGAGCGATTATTGACAGCACTTATCATAAATGAACAAAACATTATACAAAACCCGGTTATAGATAACAAAAAATATAAAGACAAAGTGTTTAAAACGATACCATATAAGATTCAGGATCGATTCCATTTTAGTACAGTCGTATTTCCAATTTTAAGCGGTAAATTGTTCGGTTTTTCAGTTTCAAAATTTAATCATTTAAAAAATAGAATTGAGCTTGGAAAACAGCTGGCATGGTTATTATTTTCAGCAGGTTTATATGATCAATTTATTACGTTTTCAAAATCTGTTCCACATACAGGCTCGCGATATGATTACGAACGATATTTTCCCGAATTTCGAAAAAGAGAAACACCTTTATTACGGACGAGTTATCCAATGGTTTCACATTCAATAGACGAAAATAGAAAAGATTGGTTTCATGGTCAAGATACAGAAAAGTGGTTTAAGGAGAAAAAAGTACCTAATCATTATGAATTAACTGAGTGGTTCAAGCATAAACAAGATCAATTGCATTTACTCACATTGCTGCAAGAATATTGGAGGAATGGTTAA
- the recU gene encoding Holliday junction resolvase RecU, giving the protein MFHYPNGKPYQPKAQVEQKKQKTLTYSNRGMILEDDLNETNKYYLENNLAVIHKKPTPVQIVNVDYPRRSAAVIKEAYFKQSSTTDYNGIYRGKYIDFEAKETKNKTSFPLQNFHEHQIVHMENVLHQGGICFVILSAFNEIYFLEAQHLLTFWKRQEAGGRKSFTYNELIEIGYKIPLGYQARIDYLKIIDKLYF; this is encoded by the coding sequence ATTTTTCATTACCCGAATGGAAAGCCTTATCAGCCAAAGGCACAAGTGGAGCAAAAAAAACAAAAAACACTTACATATAGCAATCGAGGTATGATACTTGAAGATGATCTAAATGAAACAAATAAATATTATTTAGAAAATAACCTTGCCGTTATACATAAAAAGCCAACACCTGTTCAAATCGTCAATGTTGATTATCCAAGAAGAAGTGCTGCTGTCATCAAAGAAGCCTATTTTAAACAAAGCTCAACAACTGATTATAATGGCATTTATCGCGGGAAATACATTGATTTTGAAGCAAAGGAAACAAAAAATAAAACGTCATTTCCTTTGCAAAATTTTCATGAACATCAGATTGTTCATATGGAAAATGTCTTACATCAAGGTGGAATCTGCTTTGTTATTTTATCAGCATTTAATGAAATTTATTTTTTAGAAGCACAGCACCTCTTAACATTTTGGAAACGTCAAGAAGCTGGTGGAAGAAAATCATTTACGTATAATGAACTAATTGAAATAGGATACAAAATTCCGTTAGGGTATCAAGCAAGGATTGACTATCTAAAAATTATCGATAAACTATATTTTTAA
- a CDS encoding transglycosylase domain-containing protein, translating to MSEQYTSREERKKQQAQKSANNKKPKKKKLNKSAPLWKKILLTLLAIGIVGMVAGGITFAAIVAGAPPLDDKKLKDSFSSKVYDINGEEITEFGQVKRTYTPYEDIPKVLEDAVLATEDARFYEHSGVDFIRLGGALVANLQEGFGAEGGSTITQQVIKNSLLTTDKTITRKVQEVWLAFQLEQKYSKQEILEMYLNKIYFAGNIYGVAQAAESFYGKELGDLELHEAAMIAGMPQSPNNYNPRTSPEKAEKRRNIVLSLMAKHGFITEAEANEAKKVPVQSTVVEPTEKANPYHAFVGEVIEEIKEKTDIDAGSAGLEIYTTLDPEAQDTVENVLNGDEIEFPDEELQAGIALVDTKTGEIRALGGGRNQPVGGYNYATDTKRQPGSVIKPVLDYGPAIEHLKWSTYKQITDAPYSYSDGTPINNWDRSYKGEMSIRNALADSRNIPAVKAIQEVGLEKAQKFAQGLGIPLDEIYESYAIGGFNDGVSPLQMAGAFSAFGNNGIFIEPHTVKKIVLSDGTEISLAPEPEAAMSDYTAFMITDMMKSVVEYGTGKSVNSPPINIAGKTGTTNFTPEDKAKYNVPSGAAKDAWFVGYNPNYTAAVWTGYNISKDSDKVYLDSSDQRLARAIFKEVFTTVAEGDTSDFEQPDSVVKRAVEIGSSEAVLASDYTPSSKIRYEYFVKGEEPKKVSKKYEKPEKPKKPSNLNINYDQVSNTITVNWSHDQDVTFEVSQSTDEGPYNVVANSKNTSYQVGNVIPGAIYTFQVVAVSAENTRSDAAATKIQVPEPEVDVPELPVEEGQGDDVQNGEDQNDDQNENENENENENGNGNGNSNGNGNENNNGGNGNGENQEDTENEGDTEQTPPSTEATTPPQNNAGKEDEEQQNNNDGE from the coding sequence ATGTCTGAACAATATACGAGTCGTGAAGAAAGAAAAAAACAACAGGCTCAAAAATCTGCAAATAATAAAAAACCAAAAAAGAAAAAATTAAATAAGTCTGCACCATTGTGGAAGAAGATTCTTTTAACTTTACTTGCAATTGGTATAGTTGGTATGGTTGCAGGCGGAATTACATTCGCAGCGATTGTAGCCGGTGCTCCACCATTAGATGATAAAAAACTTAAGGATTCATTCTCTTCTAAAGTTTACGATATTAATGGCGAGGAAATTACTGAGTTTGGTCAAGTTAAACGGACGTATACCCCTTATGAAGATATTCCTAAAGTTCTTGAAGATGCCGTTCTTGCAACTGAGGATGCACGTTTTTATGAGCATAGCGGTGTTGACTTTATCCGCTTAGGCGGAGCATTAGTAGCGAATCTACAAGAAGGATTTGGAGCTGAAGGCGGCAGTACGATCACTCAGCAGGTTATTAAAAACTCACTTTTAACGACAGATAAGACGATTACACGTAAAGTTCAAGAAGTATGGTTAGCCTTTCAATTAGAACAAAAATATTCAAAACAAGAGATTCTGGAAATGTATTTAAATAAAATTTACTTTGCAGGTAATATTTATGGTGTTGCCCAAGCTGCTGAGTCATTTTATGGAAAAGAATTAGGTGATCTAGAGCTCCATGAGGCTGCAATGATTGCAGGTATGCCACAAAGTCCTAATAACTATAACCCTAGAACAAGTCCAGAAAAAGCTGAAAAACGAAGAAATATTGTTTTATCATTAATGGCTAAGCATGGTTTTATTACAGAAGCTGAGGCAAATGAAGCAAAAAAAGTACCAGTACAATCCACTGTTGTTGAACCAACAGAAAAAGCCAATCCATACCATGCATTTGTCGGCGAAGTTATTGAGGAAATAAAAGAAAAAACCGATATTGATGCAGGTTCAGCAGGATTAGAAATCTATACTACATTAGATCCTGAGGCACAGGATACGGTAGAAAATGTTCTAAATGGTGATGAAATTGAATTTCCTGATGAGGAACTTCAAGCAGGTATTGCCTTAGTCGATACAAAGACAGGTGAAATTCGAGCACTTGGCGGCGGCCGCAATCAGCCGGTAGGAGGATATAATTATGCAACAGATACGAAACGTCAGCCAGGATCTGTTATAAAGCCTGTACTGGATTATGGTCCGGCTATCGAACATTTAAAATGGTCAACTTACAAGCAAATCACTGATGCACCATATTCTTACAGTGATGGTACTCCTATTAACAACTGGGATAGAAGTTATAAGGGTGAAATGTCAATTCGTAATGCTTTAGCTGATTCAAGAAATATTCCAGCTGTAAAAGCAATACAAGAAGTTGGTTTAGAAAAAGCTCAGAAATTTGCTCAGGGCCTTGGCATTCCACTTGATGAAATATATGAATCATATGCGATCGGCGGATTTAATGATGGTGTTTCCCCTCTGCAAATGGCTGGTGCTTTCAGTGCCTTTGGTAATAATGGTATTTTTATCGAGCCGCATACGGTTAAGAAAATTGTCTTAAGTGATGGAACAGAAATTAGTCTTGCACCTGAGCCAGAAGCTGCAATGAGTGATTATACAGCGTTTATGATTACTGACATGATGAAATCAGTTGTTGAATATGGTACTGGTAAATCTGTCAATTCGCCTCCAATTAATATTGCAGGTAAAACTGGTACAACAAACTTTACTCCAGAGGATAAAGCAAAATACAATGTACCTTCTGGAGCAGCCAAAGATGCCTGGTTTGTCGGTTATAATCCAAACTATACTGCAGCAGTCTGGACTGGATACAATATTTCGAAAGATAGTGATAAGGTGTATTTAGATTCTTCTGATCAAAGACTTGCACGTGCTATTTTTAAAGAAGTCTTTACTACTGTAGCAGAAGGAGATACATCAGATTTCGAACAACCTGATAGTGTAGTTAAAAGAGCAGTAGAAATAGGTTCGAGTGAGGCTGTATTAGCAAGTGACTATACTCCTTCAAGTAAAATAAGGTATGAATATTTTGTAAAAGGTGAAGAGCCTAAAAAGGTTTCAAAGAAATACGAAAAGCCTGAAAAGCCTAAGAAACCTTCAAATTTAAATATTAACTATGATCAAGTTTCAAATACAATTACAGTAAATTGGAGTCATGATCAAGATGTTACATTTGAGGTAAGTCAATCTACAGATGAAGGACCTTACAATGTCGTAGCAAACTCTAAAAATACCTCGTATCAGGTAGGTAATGTTATCCCTGGAGCCATATACACATTCCAAGTCGTGGCAGTAAGTGCTGAAAATACTCGAAGCGATGCTGCTGCAACGAAAATACAGGTACCTGAGCCAGAGGTAGACGTTCCAGAGCTCCCTGTTGAAGAAGGTCAAGGTGATGATGTACAAAATGGTGAAGATCAAAATGATGATCAGAACGAGAACGAGAACGAAAACGAGAATGAAAATGGCAACGGCAATGGGAATAGCAATGGAAATGGAAATGAAAATAATAATGGTGGTAATGGCAACGGAGAAAACCAAGAAGATACAGAAAATGAGGGTGATACAGAACAAACTCCGCCTTCAACTGAAGCTACTACCCCACCTCAAAACAACGCTGGTAAAGAGGATGAGGAACAACAAAATAATAATGATGGAGAATAA
- a CDS encoding YppG family protein — MNQQYPIFHRRPRRSQNGFYQPFSSINPYEQPSFQQFAQNEHPSMLQHSFQNQYQPQQPFQQVYQQPYQNSFQPYYGNGSNINGQFVNTPYPTPYPKPAPNFKQQPTGIQSVISQFKKSDGQLDINKMMDTAGQMMSAVNQMGGLFKGVTSMFK; from the coding sequence TTGAATCAGCAATATCCAATTTTTCATAGAAGACCAAGAAGAAGTCAAAATGGATTTTATCAGCCTTTTTCATCTATTAATCCATATGAACAGCCGTCATTTCAACAATTTGCGCAAAATGAGCACCCTTCTATGTTACAACATTCGTTCCAAAACCAATACCAGCCCCAGCAACCATTTCAACAAGTATATCAACAACCATATCAAAATTCGTTTCAGCCCTATTATGGAAATGGTAGTAATATAAATGGGCAATTTGTAAATACACCATATCCGACACCATATCCAAAACCAGCGCCAAATTTTAAACAACAGCCTACGGGAATTCAATCGGTCATTTCACAATTCAAGAAATCAGATGGGCAACTAGATATTAATAAGATGATGGACACTGCAGGACAAATGATGAGTGCTGTAAACCAAATGGGGGGGCTTTTTAAAGGAGTGACCTCAATGTTTAAGTAA